The following are encoded together in the Blastocatellia bacterium genome:
- the rpsI gene encoding 30S ribosomal protein S9, whose translation MVAETIQNYGTGRRKSATARVFIKPGTGEIIVNKRKLEEYFDNEVHRMVIRQPLHLTDTAGKFDILVNVDGGGKAGQAGAVRHGVTRALVEFNPEFRTRLKRAGFVTRDPRAKERKKYGQKGARKRFQFSKR comes from the coding sequence ATAGTGGCAGAGACGATTCAAAACTACGGAACGGGCCGCCGCAAGAGCGCCACGGCGCGCGTCTTCATCAAGCCCGGCACCGGCGAAATTATTGTCAACAAGCGCAAGCTCGAAGAGTATTTCGATAACGAAGTGCATCGCATGGTGATTCGCCAGCCATTGCATCTGACAGACACCGCCGGCAAGTTCGACATTCTGGTGAATGTCGATGGCGGCGGCAAAGCCGGTCAGGCAGGCGCCGTGCGCCACGGCGTGACGCGGGCGCTGGTCGAATTCAATCCCGAATTTCGCACGCGCTTGAAGCGCGCCGGCTTCGTCACCCGCGACCCGCGCGCCAAAGAGCGTAAGAAGTACGGCCAGAAGGGCGCGCGCAAGCGCTTCCAGTTCTCGAAACGCTAA
- the rplM gene encoding 50S ribosomal protein L13 — protein sequence MSTFVPSGKNLEQSRKWFIIDANGKTVGRLATEAARILMGKNKPTYTPYIDVGDHVVVINAEKVVFTGNKWKDKVYRHHTGWPGGLKEITAQKQLQQHPTRILESAIRGMLPKNKLGRKMGKKLKVYVGTDHPHQAQQPETFEVKR from the coding sequence ATGAGTACATTCGTCCCGAGCGGCAAGAATCTTGAGCAAAGCCGCAAGTGGTTCATCATCGACGCCAATGGCAAGACTGTGGGCCGGCTGGCAACCGAAGCCGCTCGCATATTGATGGGCAAGAATAAACCTACCTATACGCCTTACATTGATGTTGGCGACCATGTCGTCGTCATCAATGCCGAGAAGGTCGTCTTCACCGGCAACAAGTGGAAGGACAAAGTCTATCGCCATCACACCGGCTGGCCCGGCGGCCTCAAAGAGATCACCGCGCAAAAGCAATTGCAGCAGCACCCGACGCGCATCCTTGAGTCGGCGATTCGCGGCATGTTGCCGAAGAATAAGCTCGGCCGCAAGATGGGCAAGAAGCTCAAGGTCTATGTCGGCACAGATCACCCGCATCAGGCGCAGCAGCCCGAGACGTTCGAGGTCAAGCGATAA